The Triticum aestivum cultivar Chinese Spring chromosome 3A, IWGSC CS RefSeq v2.1, whole genome shotgun sequence genome includes a region encoding these proteins:
- the LOC123061587 gene encoding zinc finger protein ZPR1: MANSGDEGRVVTDLRSAAESAGGDEALHEIESLCMRCGENGTTRWLLTTIPNFREVVLMAFECPHCNEGNNEVQFAGQLQPKGCCYRLKVPQGQNEILNRQVVKSDSATIKIPELDFEIPPEAQRGTLSTVEGTIMRAVEELQALQDERKKVDPQKAEAIDQFLVKLRSLGSGEAAFTFVLDDPAGNSFIENPHAPSSDPLLSASFYERTSDQQAALGFLVDPPTGESGEPSQNASTVEANCGGLPKVPHGSVGAVAGRRAIAQGNPDEIAATLCRYTAPEEVDTLPSTCGACGAACVTRFFATKIPYFREVIVMAASCDLCGYRNSELKPGGEIPAKGKKITLHVQTVKDLSRDVIKSDSAAVKVPELELELSMGTLGGIVTTVEGLIVKICEALERVHGFQLGDSTNEWKKKKWDDFQQRLSKLLSLQEPWTLIIDDALAASFVAPSTDLIEDDSQLLIEDYERSWEQNEELGLNDMDTSSADIAYNTTSTE, encoded by the exons GGCACCACGAGGTGGCTGCTGACTACGATCCCCAACTTCCGGGAG GTTGTTCTGATGGCTTTCGAGTGCCCGCACTGTAATGAAGG GAACAACGAGGTCCAGTTTGCTGGACAGCTCCAGCCCAAGGGATGTTGCTACCGCTTGAAGGTCCCTCAAGGGCAGAACGAG ATACTGAACCGTCAGGTCGTGAAATCTGATTCGGCAACTATCAAG ATTCCGGAACTGGACTTTGAGATTCCTCCTGAAGCTCAACGTGGAACACTTTCAACA GTGGAAGGGACAATTATGCGAGCTGTGGAGGAGTTGCAGGCACTTCAAGATGAAAGAAAG AAAGTGGATCCTCAAAAAGCTGAAGCTATTGATCAATTTTTAGTAAAATTGAGATCTCTCGGATCTGGAGAAGCGGCGTTTACCTTTGTTCTGGATGATCCTGCTGGAAACAGCTTCATTGAGAACCC GCATGCTCCTTCATCAGATCCTTTGTTATCTGCGAGTTTCTATGAAAGGACATCTGATCAACAAGCAGCACTTGGTTTTCTTGTTGATCCACCAACCGGAGAATCCGGAGAGCCTTCGCAGAATGCTTCGACAGTTGAGGCAAATTGTGGTGGGTTGCCAAAGGTACCCCATGGTTCAGTTGGAGCTGTTGCAGGTCGTCGTGCTATTGCTCAGGGAAACCCTGATGAAATTGCTGCAACGCTGTGCAGGTATACAGCACCAGAAGAG GTTGATACTTTGCCATCAACATGTGGAGCCTGTGGAGCTGCATGTGTGACTCGTTTCTTTGCTACTA AAATCCCATATTTCCGTGAGGTTATTGTTATGGCAGCTTCATGTGACCTGTGTGGTTATCGCAACTCAGAG TTGAAGCCTGGCGGTGAAATTCCAGCTAAAGGAAAGAAAATTACGTTACATGTGCAAACCGTGAAAGATCTTTCTCGTGATGTCATAAAG TCAGATTCTGCCGCTGTGAAAGTACCTGAACTTGAGTTGGAGCTGTCAATGGGTACATTGGGTGGTATTGTCACGACAGTTGAAGGTTTAATTGTGAAAATATGTGAGG CTCTGGAGCGGGTTCATGGATTCCAATTGGGTGATAGCACAAATGAATGGAAGAAAAAGAAATGGGATGATTTCCAGCAAAGATTATCAAAG CTCCTGAGTTTACAAGAGCCTTGGACCTTAATTATTGACGATGCGTTAGCGGCTTCATTTGTCGCTCCATCCACAGATTTGATAGAAGATGACAGCCAGCTACTCA TTGAGGACTATGAGAGGAGTTGGGAGCAGAATGAGGAGCTTGGCTTGAATGACATGGACACTTCCTCTGCAGACATTGCTTACAATACAACCAGCACCGAATAA